One genomic segment of Mangifera indica cultivar Alphonso chromosome 6, CATAS_Mindica_2.1, whole genome shotgun sequence includes these proteins:
- the LOC123218933 gene encoding uncharacterized protein LOC123218933: MSLLSSPSTINHCNKIISSSIQFSSQTTHNLNSFSVRHTSLYPASFSSPLPSQFLIKPASSSTHRGSTLVPFDAKTTDAESGSTDHEDHRALHAVLRLYSAIKSQNIRELSDIIGEECRCVCNFISFFQPFQGKKQVIEFFSYLIRSLGNNIEFVVKPTLHDGMNVGVAWRLEWSKNHVPLGKGFSFYIRQIYQGKVLIRNVEMFMEPLLHLKPFRLELMRCIMTIVDNLSSCTMTEGQKRKALCKSLFLVFFLAVLVLFSKPGLY, from the exons ATGAGCTTACTCTCTTCCCCTTCCACCATAAACCACTGCAACAAAATCATCTCAAGCTCCATCCAGTTCTCCTCTCAAACCACTCACAATCTCAACAGTTTTTCTGTCCGTCACACAAGTCTTTATCCGGCATCTTTCTCCTCCCCACTTCCATCTCAATTCCTGATCAAACCCGCCTCTTCTTCAACCCACAGAGGCTCAACCCTGGTGCCATTCGATGCCAAGACTACTGATGCCGAATCAGGATCCACAGACCATGAAGATCACCGAGCTCTACACGCAGTCCTCAGGCTTTACTCGGCAATCAAAAGCCAAAATATCCGAGAATTATCTGATATAATTGGGGAGGAATGTCGATGCGTATGCAATTTCATCTCCTTCTTCCAACCCTTCCAAGGGAAAAAG CAAGTGATAGAGTTTTTCAGTTATCTTATAAGAAGCTTGGGAAATAATATCGAGTTCGTAGTGAAACCAACTTTGCATGATGGCATGAACGTTGGCGTTGCATGGAGACTAG AATGGAGCAAGAATCATGTGCCACTGGGGAAGGGTTTCAGTTTCTACATTCGCCAGATCTACCAAGGCAAGGTGTTGATAAG GAATGTAGAGATGTTCATGGAACCACTCCTTCATCTCAAGCCTTTCAGACTC GAACTAATGAGATGCATCATGACGATAGTGGACAACCTCAGCTCCTGTACAATGACAGAGGGCCAGAAACGAAAGGCTTTGTGTAAATCATTGTTCCTTGTATTCTTCTTGGCTGTACTTGTATTGTTTTCAAAGCCTGGACTGTACTAA
- the LOC123218932 gene encoding uncharacterized protein LOC123218932 codes for MVTDQEIAKGVETLLRQSDPNAVTSLNGVVQQLEAKLGLDLSHKAGFIQDQISLLLRAHPTAHVVTTTQQLQPPHQPQQTLAKDNFALPHQSQFSLPPQQFSPHFALHTHHHHPHPQLPQELNFRQSHRSPSPAPATQTPQLQPHSNVVKPEGFSQNPAEVPKESAPVGAKRRGGPGGLNKVCGVSPELQAIVGEPALPRTEIVKQLWAYIRKNNLQDPSNKRKIICDDALRVVFETDCTDMFKMNKLLAKHIIALEPTKEVSQAKRFKVDTQSTNESTESGPSPIIISEALAKFFGTGGREMLQAEASRRVWEYIKVNQLEDPLNSMVILCDANLRELLGCESISALGINEMLARKHFFRQS; via the exons ATGGTAACGGACCAAGAGATAGCTAAAGGCGTGGAGACACTGCTCCGGCAGTCCGACCCCAACGCCGTTACTTCGTTAAACGGTGTCGTACAGCAGCTGGAGGCTAAGCTAGGTTTGGACTTGTCACACAAAGCCGGGTTCATCCAAGACCAGATCAGCCTACTCCTCCGGGCTCACCCGACAGCGCACGTAGTAACCACCACTCAACAACTTCAACCACCACATCAACCGCAACAAACTTTGGCAAAAGACAATTTTGCCCTTCCACATCAGTCCCAATTCTCTCTACCGCCGCAGCAATTTTCTCCCCATTTTGCCCTTCACACTCACCACCACCACCCCCACCCCCAGCTCCCTCAGGAGCTCAACTTTCGTCAGTCTCACCGGTCGCCATCCCCGGCTCCTGCGACGCAGACGCCACAGCTCCAACCGCATTCCAATGTCGTGAAACCTGAGGGGTTTTCCCAAAATCCGGCTGAAGTTCCAAAAGAAAG TGCCCCTGTTGGAGCTAAAAGAAGAGGTGGGCCAGGGGGTTTAAACAAAGTTTGTGGTGTTTCACCTGAGCTTCAGGCCATTGTTGGTGAGCCAGCTTTGCCAAGGACTGAG ATTGTGAAGCAGTTGTGGGCATACATAAGGAAGAACAACCTTCAAGACCCAAGCAACAAGAGAAAGATCATTTGTGATGATGCATTGCGTGTGGTGTTTGAGACTGACTGCACTGACATGTTCAAGATGAATAAGTTACTTGCTAAACATATAATTGCACTTGAACCCACAA AGGAGGTCAGTCAAGCAAAACGATTCAAGGTAGACACTCAGTCCACCAACGAAAGTACTGAATCTGGTCCATCTCCCATAATAATATCTGAAGCACTGGCCAAGTTTTTTGGTACTGGAGGAAGGGAGATGCTCCAAGCAGAAGCAAGCAGACGTGTTTGGGAATATATAAAGGTTAACCAACTTGAG GATCCTCTAAATTCAATGGTGATACTATGTGATGCAAATCTGCGTGAGCTTCTTGGATGTGAGAGCATCTCGGCATTGGGGATAAATGAGATGTTAGCACGCAAACACTTTTTCAGGCAGTCATGA